In the Candidatus Cloacimonas acidaminovorans str. Evry genome, one interval contains:
- a CDS encoding magnesium transporter CorA family protein: MIHIFKVSGQRFVPALTMEEAFWIHLENPSPEEIERIVKKYNLEEDFITDLQDADENARLEWDEGALLTILRVPIYYKHRSAKISFATAPMGIISTEDKLITVSFYDNEILTQYLEGKHRPFNITQQSFLLNINLRTAIYFLKFLKEINRRTTLIEDELHQSMKNKELIRLLRMEKSLVYFNTALKSNEIILERLQRTRWLLNDPDAEDMIEDVIIENKQAIEMANIYSSILSGMMDAFASIISNNLNVVMKFLTSITIIISVPTLIVSIYGMNVPLPFQESNFAFALIMGISVLISLILVLVFIHKKYF; encoded by the coding sequence ATGATCCACATTTTCAAAGTAAGCGGTCAGCGTTTTGTTCCGGCTTTAACTATGGAGGAAGCATTTTGGATACATCTGGAGAACCCCTCTCCGGAAGAAATTGAGCGAATTGTTAAAAAATATAATCTGGAAGAGGATTTTATAACCGACCTTCAGGATGCGGATGAAAATGCCCGTTTGGAATGGGATGAGGGAGCGTTGTTAACCATTTTACGAGTGCCTATTTATTATAAGCATCGTTCTGCCAAGATCTCTTTTGCTACAGCACCGATGGGGATAATTTCCACAGAAGATAAGTTGATTACAGTTTCTTTTTATGATAATGAAATCCTCACCCAATATCTGGAAGGCAAGCATCGTCCTTTTAATATCACACAGCAGAGTTTTTTACTGAATATAAACTTAAGGACAGCCATCTATTTTTTGAAGTTCTTAAAAGAAATCAACCGGCGTACTACTTTAATTGAAGATGAGTTGCATCAGTCAATGAAGAATAAAGAACTGATCCGTTTATTGCGTATGGAAAAATCCCTTGTTTATTTCAATACAGCGTTAAAATCCAACGAAATTATTTTGGAGCGTTTGCAAAGAACCCGCTGGTTATTGAACGATCCCGATGCTGAGGATATGATTGAGGATGTAATCATTGAAAACAAGCAGGCAATAGAGATGGCAAATATTTACAGCAGCATTTTAAGCGGAATGATGGATGCCTTTGCTTCTATCATTTCCAACAATTTGAATGTAGTAATGAAGTTCTTAACTTCTATAACAATCATCATTTCAGTACCGACTCTTATTGTAAGCATCTATGGAATGAATGTTCCTTTGCCTTTTCAGGAAAGCAACTTTGCCTTTGCCCTAATAATGGGAATTTCTGTTTTAATTTCCCTTATTTTGGTGCTGGTTTTCATTCACAAAAAATACTTTTAG
- the queD gene encoding 6-carboxytetrahydropterin synthase QueD: MFYLNVIETFSAAHLLRGYEGACSKLHGHNWKVRVCVKTKEQDEIGMAMDFGVLKTILSNILNNLDHSYLNEIVPFTERNPTSENLAKYIYECMEKELQDKPVAISEVEVYESEKSSVIYKNDQIC, translated from the coding sequence TTGTTTTACTTAAATGTAATAGAAACCTTTTCCGCAGCTCATTTATTGCGTGGTTATGAAGGTGCCTGCAGTAAACTGCACGGTCACAACTGGAAGGTGAGGGTTTGTGTGAAGACAAAAGAGCAGGATGAAATCGGAATGGCAATGGATTTCGGTGTTCTCAAAACTATTCTGTCTAACATACTAAATAACCTGGATCATTCTTATTTGAATGAGATTGTTCCGTTTACGGAAAGAAATCCCACTTCCGAAAATCTGGCTAAATACATTTATGAATGTATGGAAAAAGAGCTTCAGGATAAGCCCGTAGCCATCTCTGAAGTAGAGGTTTACGAATCCGAAAAAAGCAGTGTGATTTATAAAAATGATCAGATTTGTTGA
- the yihA gene encoding ribosome biogenesis GTP-binding protein YihA/YsxC codes for MIRFVESFFVKSAIEPSDYPASAYPEFAFAGRSNVGKSTLINLLTNHKGLAKTSSTPGKTRLLNFFLIRYKIDDNDSSGFLQFTDLPGYGYAEVSQAEQEKWRRMINKYFEQRKQLRSLIVIVDIRHPADSKDIMLLEMLRLRGIDYCIVATKADKIPKTKVAKTVKDLAKGLGLKEEPIFPVSALNNTGLEPLYNWFQNKLS; via the coding sequence ATGATCAGATTTGTTGAGTCCTTTTTTGTTAAAAGTGCTATTGAACCGAGTGATTATCCGGCTTCTGCTTATCCCGAATTTGCTTTTGCGGGTAGAAGCAATGTAGGTAAATCCACACTTATCAATTTATTAACCAATCATAAAGGGCTTGCTAAAACATCATCCACTCCTGGAAAGACACGCTTATTGAATTTCTTTTTAATTCGTTATAAGATAGACGATAATGATAGTTCCGGCTTTTTGCAATTTACCGATTTACCGGGTTATGGCTATGCCGAAGTAAGCCAAGCAGAACAGGAAAAATGGCGGCGGATGATCAATAAATATTTTGAACAGCGCAAGCAATTGCGTTCTCTAATTGTTATTGTAGATATTCGTCATCCGGCAGACAGCAAAGATATTATGCTACTGGAAATGTTACGCTTAAGAGGTATTGACTATTGTATCGTAGCTACCAAGGCAGATAAAATTCCCAAAACCAAAGTAGCCAAGACGGTGAAAGACCTGGCAAAGGGTTTGGGCTTGAAGGAAGAGCCAATTTTTCCTGTTTCGGCACTTAATAATACAGGTCTTGAGCCACTTTATAACTGGTTTCAAAATAAATTAAGCTAA